In a single window of the Rhizobiaceae bacterium genome:
- a CDS encoding DUF502 domain-containing protein translates to MTRLRNYFLTGLIVCAPLAITAYIVWSFIGWVDSWVKPYLPDTYNPDHYLPFALPGFGLIVALTVITLIGFLTANFIGRAIVGYGERVLHRMPLVRGIYKMLKQLFETALSNKKEMFRTVGLVEYPRKGVWSLVFVAGEKDTEINAALDKPGDPLIGVFMPCTPNPTTGFLMYVYKSEIVTLDMSIEDGAKLIVSAGLVAPAYKRKVRKSDGTPLEVALSNPAMQDISKRA, encoded by the coding sequence ATGACACGCCTGAGGAACTATTTCCTCACCGGGTTGATCGTCTGCGCACCGCTGGCGATCACCGCCTATATCGTCTGGTCCTTCATCGGCTGGGTGGATAGCTGGGTAAAGCCCTATCTGCCGGACACCTATAATCCCGACCACTATCTACCTTTCGCGCTGCCGGGCTTCGGCCTGATCGTGGCGCTGACGGTCATCACGCTGATCGGTTTCCTCACCGCGAATTTCATCGGGCGGGCGATTGTCGGCTATGGCGAGCGCGTGCTGCACCGAATGCCGCTGGTGCGGGGCATCTATAAGATGCTGAAGCAGCTTTTCGAGACAGCGCTTTCCAACAAGAAGGAAATGTTCCGCACGGTCGGCCTCGTGGAATATCCGCGCAAGGGCGTGTGGTCGCTGGTTTTCGTGGCAGGCGAGAAGGACACCGAGATCAATGCGGCGCTGGACAAGCCCGGCGATCCGCTGATCGGGGTGTTCATGCCCTGCACGCCGAACCCCACGACCGGCTTCCTGATGTATGTCTACAAATCGGAGATCGTCACGCTCGACATGTCGATTGAGGATGGCGCGAAACTGATCGTGTCCGCCGGGCTCGTTGCCCCGGCCTACAAGCGCAAGGTGCGAAAGTCGGACGGCACGCCGCTGGAGGTCGCGCTGTCGAACCCCGCCATGCAGGACATTTCCAAGCGAGCGTGA
- a CDS encoding GDYXXLXY domain-containing protein → MSTGRTLLPAALVALLQIGFLGWMIAGRAAVLRDGREVVLKVEPVDPRDLLRGDYVRLGYEIAQIPVGLVANIPPVPASSGKAPIFVRLAPGADGTWNVTRASFDTPLEPPPASGEVDIRGEVNLRSIAQSDGAVVRPTYGIERFYLPEGEGRRIEQDMRERPFFVKIAVGRDGAAQIKQFLDGDTPLYTEPFY, encoded by the coding sequence ATGAGCACAGGCCGCACGCTGCTTCCGGCCGCGCTGGTGGCGTTGCTCCAGATCGGCTTTCTCGGCTGGATGATCGCGGGCCGCGCCGCTGTGCTGCGCGACGGACGCGAGGTCGTGCTCAAGGTCGAGCCTGTTGATCCGCGCGATCTCCTGCGGGGCGACTATGTCAGGCTGGGCTATGAAATCGCCCAGATTCCCGTTGGCCTCGTGGCCAATATCCCTCCTGTGCCGGCCAGTTCCGGCAAGGCTCCGATATTCGTTCGCCTTGCGCCGGGCGCGGACGGTACGTGGAACGTCACGCGCGCGTCGTTCGACACGCCGCTGGAACCGCCTCCCGCCTCCGGTGAAGTGGACATCCGCGGCGAGGTGAATTTGCGGAGCATCGCGCAATCGGACGGTGCAGTCGTCCGCCCGACCTACGGCATCGAGCGCTTCTACCTGCCGGAGGGCGAAGGACGCCGGATCGAGCAGGACATGCGCGAGCGTCCGTTTTTCGTGAAGATTGCGGTTGGCCGCGACGGCGCGGCGCAGATCAAGCAGTTCCTCGACGGCGACACGCCGCTCTATACCGAGCCTTTCTATTGA
- the tig gene encoding trigger factor produces MQVTETLNTGLKREIKVTVPAGDMEARLVKRLTDAKDKVRINGFRPGKVPLQHLRKMYGKSFMAEVVNEVLSNSARDILSERGEKAAMQPEITMTEDEKEAEKVLAGNADFEFQLAYEVIPAIEIQDFSSIAVTRPVYDVPDSEVDEQVGRVAESARSYEPKEGKAADGDRVTIDYLGKLNGEPFDGGAGQDQPLVLGSKEFIPGFEEQLVGLKAGDEKTITVTFPDNYSAPHLAGREATFDVTVKAVEKPGKLDINDDTAKALGLESLERLKEIVRGQIESQFGSITRQKVKRQLLDQLDKSYQFEAPSNLVEAEFNNIWQTVNRDLELAGRTFEDEETTEEEARAEYQRLAERRVRLGLVLAEIGEKAGIKVSDEEVQRALFETVRRYPTAQQQQVFEMYRSNQNALATLRAPIFEEKVVDDLLGKISVTDKKVSKEELTADDEEDEAPAKPAKKAAAKKADKAEGDEEPKKKAPAKKKAAKDSE; encoded by the coding sequence ATGCAGGTTACCGAGACGCTCAACACCGGTCTCAAGCGCGAAATCAAGGTCACGGTGCCCGCCGGCGATATGGAAGCGCGGCTTGTGAAGCGCCTGACCGACGCCAAGGACAAGGTTCGTATCAACGGCTTCCGCCCCGGCAAGGTGCCGCTCCAGCACCTGCGCAAGATGTACGGCAAGTCATTCATGGCGGAGGTCGTCAACGAGGTGCTGTCCAACTCGGCGCGCGACATCCTGTCGGAGCGCGGCGAAAAGGCCGCCATGCAGCCCGAAATCACCATGACCGAGGACGAGAAGGAAGCCGAGAAGGTTCTCGCCGGCAATGCCGACTTCGAGTTCCAGCTTGCCTATGAGGTCATCCCGGCCATCGAGATCCAGGATTTCTCCAGCATCGCCGTCACCCGCCCGGTCTACGACGTGCCGGATTCGGAAGTCGACGAGCAGGTCGGGCGCGTCGCGGAATCCGCGCGCAGCTACGAGCCGAAGGAAGGCAAGGCCGCCGACGGCGATCGCGTGACCATCGACTATCTCGGCAAGCTGAACGGCGAGCCGTTCGACGGCGGCGCCGGGCAGGACCAGCCGCTCGTGCTGGGCTCCAAGGAATTCATTCCGGGATTTGAAGAACAGCTCGTCGGACTCAAGGCCGGCGACGAAAAGACCATCACCGTTACCTTCCCGGACAATTACAGCGCGCCGCATCTGGCCGGTCGCGAGGCGACCTTCGACGTCACCGTCAAGGCCGTCGAGAAGCCCGGCAAGCTCGACATCAACGACGATACTGCTAAGGCCCTCGGCCTCGAGTCGCTGGAGCGTCTCAAGGAGATCGTGCGCGGCCAGATCGAGAGCCAGTTCGGCTCGATCACCCGCCAGAAGGTGAAGCGCCAGCTTCTCGACCAGCTCGACAAGAGCTACCAGTTCGAGGCCCCGTCGAACCTCGTCGAGGCCGAGTTCAACAATATCTGGCAGACGGTCAACCGCGACCTTGAGCTTGCCGGTCGCACCTTCGAGGACGAGGAAACGACGGAGGAAGAAGCGCGCGCCGAATATCAGCGCCTCGCCGAACGCCGCGTGCGCCTCGGGCTTGTCCTTGCCGAAATCGGCGAGAAGGCCGGCATCAAGGTGTCCGATGAGGAGGTCCAGCGCGCCCTGTTCGAGACCGTGCGTCGCTACCCGACTGCCCAGCAGCAGCAGGTGTTCGAGATGTATCGCTCGAACCAGAACGCGCTCGCCACGCTGCGCGCTCCGATCTTCGAGGAAAAGGTCGTGGACGACCTGCTCGGCAAGATTTCGGTCACCGACAAGAAGGTGTCGAAGGAAGAGTTGACCGCCGACGACGAGGAAGACGAGGCTCCGGCAAAGCCTGCCAAGAAGGCCGCCGCGAAGAAGGCCGACAAGGCGGAAGGCGACGAGGAGCCTAAGAAGAAGGCTCCGGCAAAGAAGAAGGCGGCCAAGGACAGCGAGTAA
- a CDS encoding molybdopterin oxidoreductase family protein: protein MNQHASIQQAKVRIGHSACPHDCPSTCALDVELLGPDRIGRVHGAKENSYTAGVICAKVARYSERVHHPDRLLKPLVRAGAKGDGRWKEASWEAALDLVAEKFIEAESRLGSETVWPYFYAGTMGLVQRDGIDRLRHAKKYSGFFGTICTNLAWAGWIAGAGALRGVDPREMAKSDCVVIWGTNAVVTQVNVMTHAVRARKERGAKIVVIDIYDNATMKQADMGLILKPGTDGALACAVMHVLFRDGLADRDYLARFADDPAGLETHLQARTPQWAAAITGLAVKEIEAFARLVGTTKRTFFRLGYGFARQRNGSVNMHAALSVPVVSGAWQYEGGGAFHSNSGVLKLNTESVQGTRMLDPSIRHLDQSRIGPILTGDVGSLNGGPPVTAMLIQNTNPANIAPEQRLVKQGFLRKDLFTCVHEQFMTDTAKLADVVLPATMFLEHDDIYKGGGNQHVTLGPKLIEPPVGPRTNHYVIEELAKRLGVAHLPGFGMTEREHIEIMLEKKGLGSFDSFRQARWADLQPDFETAHFLGGFGHRDGKFRFRPDWIGQTGPNRPPKSIGLYGPLERLPQLPDHVDLIEVADPEHPFRLATSPARSFLNSTFTETPSSSKREGRPELLVHPEDAAALGLAEGDRVEVGNRRGEVVLHAKLFDGVKRGVVIAEGIWPNSAHERGEGINVLTGADAPAPFGGVAFHDNKVWMRKAA, encoded by the coding sequence ATGAACCAGCACGCCAGCATCCAGCAAGCCAAGGTGCGCATCGGGCATTCGGCATGCCCGCACGACTGCCCGTCGACATGCGCGCTCGACGTGGAATTGCTCGGGCCGGATCGTATCGGCCGAGTGCATGGCGCGAAGGAAAACAGCTACACGGCGGGTGTGATCTGCGCGAAGGTGGCGCGCTATTCCGAGCGCGTCCATCACCCGGACCGGTTGTTGAAGCCGCTGGTCCGCGCGGGAGCGAAGGGCGATGGCCGCTGGAAAGAGGCAAGCTGGGAAGCCGCGCTTGACCTCGTCGCGGAGAAGTTCATCGAGGCAGAGAGCAGGCTCGGCAGCGAAACCGTCTGGCCCTATTTCTACGCGGGCACGATGGGGCTGGTGCAGCGCGACGGCATCGACCGGCTCCGGCACGCCAAGAAATATTCGGGCTTTTTCGGCACGATCTGCACCAATCTGGCTTGGGCGGGCTGGATTGCAGGCGCTGGCGCTTTGCGGGGCGTCGACCCCCGCGAGATGGCGAAATCCGATTGCGTCGTGATCTGGGGCACCAACGCGGTCGTCACGCAGGTCAATGTGATGACGCATGCGGTTCGCGCGCGCAAGGAGCGCGGCGCGAAGATCGTGGTCATCGACATATACGACAACGCGACCATGAAGCAGGCCGACATGGGCCTGATCCTGAAACCCGGCACCGACGGGGCGCTCGCCTGCGCGGTGATGCATGTTCTGTTTCGCGACGGGCTTGCCGACCGCGACTACCTCGCCCGTTTTGCCGACGATCCGGCGGGGCTGGAGACGCATCTGCAAGCGCGCACGCCGCAGTGGGCGGCTGCAATCACCGGCCTTGCCGTCAAGGAGATCGAGGCCTTCGCGCGCCTGGTCGGAACGACGAAGCGGACTTTCTTCCGGCTTGGCTACGGTTTTGCGCGCCAGCGCAACGGCTCGGTGAACATGCACGCCGCGCTGTCGGTGCCGGTCGTCAGCGGCGCATGGCAATATGAGGGCGGCGGCGCGTTTCACTCCAATTCCGGCGTGCTGAAGCTCAACACGGAAAGCGTGCAGGGCACGCGGATGCTCGACCCGTCGATCAGGCATCTCGACCAGTCGCGGATCGGGCCGATCCTGACCGGCGATGTGGGCTCGCTGAACGGCGGCCCCCCGGTCACGGCCATGCTGATCCAGAACACCAATCCCGCGAACATCGCGCCCGAACAGCGGCTGGTGAAGCAAGGCTTCCTGCGCAAGGACCTGTTTACCTGCGTGCACGAACAATTCATGACCGACACGGCGAAGCTTGCCGATGTCGTGCTGCCCGCGACCATGTTTCTTGAGCATGACGACATCTATAAGGGTGGCGGCAACCAGCATGTGACGCTCGGACCGAAGCTCATCGAGCCGCCGGTCGGACCGCGCACCAACCACTATGTCATCGAGGAACTGGCGAAGCGGCTTGGCGTGGCGCATCTGCCCGGCTTCGGCATGACCGAGCGCGAGCACATCGAAATCATGCTGGAAAAGAAGGGGCTGGGCAGTTTCGACAGCTTCCGGCAGGCGCGCTGGGCCGACTTGCAGCCGGATTTTGAAACCGCGCACTTCCTTGGTGGTTTCGGGCATCGCGACGGAAAATTCCGCTTCCGGCCCGACTGGATCGGCCAGACGGGACCGAATCGCCCGCCGAAAAGCATCGGTCTTTACGGGCCGTTGGAGCGGCTGCCGCAACTTCCCGACCATGTAGACCTGATCGAGGTCGCGGACCCGGAGCATCCGTTCCGCCTTGCCACCTCCCCGGCGCGGTCCTTCCTCAACTCGACCTTCACGGAAACGCCCAGCTCGTCCAAACGGGAAGGTCGGCCCGAGCTTCTGGTGCACCCCGAGGACGCGGCGGCGCTGGGTCTTGCCGAAGGCGACCGCGTGGAGGTCGGCAACCGGCGCGGCGAAGTGGTGCTGCATGCAAAGCTGTTTGACGGGGTGAAGCGCGGCGTGGTGATCGCCGAAGGGATCTGGCCAAACTCCGCGCATGAACGCGGGGAGGGGATCAACGTGCTGACAGGCGCCGATGCCCCGGCGCCTTTCGGCGGCGTGGCGTTTCACGACAACAAGGTCTGGATGCGAAAAGCCGCCTGA
- the trmFO gene encoding methylenetetrahydrofolate--tRNA-(uracil(54)-C(5))-methyltransferase (FADH(2)-oxidizing) TrmFO, protein MNTRPIHIIGGGLAGSEAAWQAAEAGVPVVLHEMRGVRGTEAHKTEGLAELVCSNSFRSDDAETNAVGLIHAEMRLANSIIMACGDAHQVPAGGALAVDRDGFSEAVTRRLESHPLVTILREEITGLPADEWDQTIIATGPLTASALADAIAARTGAEALAFFDAIAPIVHFETIDMSVCWFQSRYDKVGPGGTGKDYINCPMDKTQYEAFVGALMEGQKTEFKQWEGTPYFDGCLPIEVMAERGPETLRHGPMKPMGLTNAHNPSVKPYAVVQLRQDNALGTLYNMVGFQTKLKHGEQVRIFRTIPGLENAEFARLGGLHRNTYINSPTLLDGSLQLKSRPGLRFAGQITGCEGYVESAAIGLLAGRFAAAERLGRAPSIPPATTAFGALLNHITGGHIVSDDEPGKRSFQPMNVNFGLFPPLPAGTKLRPDGFEGRFRGKDKSIAKKRATTSRALADCRAWLGLEKDLQAAQ, encoded by the coding sequence ATGAACACCCGGCCAATCCACATCATAGGCGGCGGTCTCGCCGGTTCCGAAGCTGCATGGCAGGCCGCCGAGGCGGGCGTGCCCGTGGTCCTTCACGAGATGCGCGGCGTCCGCGGCACCGAGGCGCACAAGACCGAGGGGCTGGCCGAACTCGTCTGCTCCAACTCGTTCCGTTCCGACGACGCCGAGACCAATGCGGTCGGGCTGATCCATGCCGAAATGCGGCTTGCAAACTCGATCATCATGGCCTGCGGCGACGCGCATCAGGTTCCGGCGGGCGGCGCGCTCGCGGTCGACCGCGACGGTTTCTCCGAGGCCGTGACGCGCAGGCTGGAATCGCATCCGCTGGTGACCATCCTGCGCGAGGAAATCACCGGCCTGCCGGCGGACGAATGGGACCAGACGATCATCGCCACAGGCCCGTTGACGGCATCGGCGCTTGCGGACGCCATTGCCGCGCGCACGGGTGCCGAAGCGCTCGCCTTCTTCGACGCGATTGCGCCCATCGTGCATTTCGAGACCATCGACATGAGCGTCTGCTGGTTCCAATCCCGCTACGACAAGGTGGGTCCGGGCGGCACCGGCAAGGACTACATCAACTGCCCGATGGACAAGACGCAGTACGAGGCCTTCGTCGGCGCGCTGATGGAAGGGCAGAAGACCGAGTTCAAGCAATGGGAGGGCACGCCCTATTTCGACGGCTGCCTGCCCATCGAGGTCATGGCGGAACGCGGACCGGAGACGCTTCGGCACGGCCCGATGAAGCCGATGGGGCTGACCAATGCCCACAACCCCTCGGTGAAGCCCTATGCGGTCGTGCAGCTTCGGCAGGACAATGCGCTCGGCACGCTTTACAACATGGTCGGCTTCCAGACCAAGCTGAAACACGGCGAGCAGGTGCGCATTTTCCGCACGATTCCCGGCCTTGAGAATGCGGAGTTCGCGCGGCTGGGCGGTCTGCATCGCAACACCTACATCAATTCGCCGACGCTGCTGGACGGCTCGTTGCAACTGAAGAGCAGGCCCGGTCTGCGCTTTGCCGGCCAGATCACCGGCTGCGAGGGCTATGTCGAAAGCGCTGCAATCGGCCTGCTTGCGGGGCGTTTCGCCGCCGCCGAGCGTCTCGGGCGCGCACCGTCGATTCCGCCCGCGACCACCGCCTTCGGCGCATTGCTCAATCACATCACGGGAGGCCACATCGTTTCCGACGATGAGCCGGGCAAGCGCTCATTCCAGCCCATGAACGTCAATTTCGGCCTGTTTCCGCCACTGCCTGCCGGAACGAAGCTCAGACCGGACGGCTTTGAGGGGCGCTTCCGGGGCAAGGACAAGAGCATCGCAAAAAAGAGGGCGACCACGTCGCGCGCGCTGGCCGACTGCCGGGCGTGGCTTGGACTGGAAAAAGACCTGCAAGCGGCGCAATAG
- a CDS encoding DUF1127 domain-containing protein — MSIIENYRNWRRYRETVTELSRLSNRHLADLGINRGEIPSVARRAI; from the coding sequence ATGAGCATTATCGAGAACTACAGGAACTGGCGCCGCTACCGTGAAACCGTCACGGAACTGAGCCGCCTTTCCAACCGCCATCTTGCCGATCTCGGCATCAACCGCGGTGAAATTCCTTCGGTGGCCCGCCGGGCGATCTGA
- a CDS encoding DUF1127 domain-containing protein has product MSLIRNFRNWRRYRETVTELNRLSNRELADLGINRTEIHTVARKAI; this is encoded by the coding sequence ATGAGCCTGATCCGCAATTTCCGCAACTGGCGTCGCTACCGTGAGACCGTCACGGAGCTGAATCGCCTTTCCAACCGCGAGTTGGCCGACCTGGGCATCAACCGCACCGAAATTCACACGGTGGCCCGCAAGGCCATCTAA
- a CDS encoding DUF2157 domain-containing protein: protein MAGHAARVGRDIDRWVERGLIDEATAGALRRDVERSDRSAISLGRVLSVMAAVLVAAAILIIVAANIEQVPRIARVAGLFAIIAASYIGGAVFKLRDRAGFAEALYLVGLAAFGASIALIGQMYHMSGDESEAIFIWCAAGIIAALLLRSPILTNASVLLSTAWLLTAFDLDHINQGPSFVFLLMLAAIWIVSYWTKSSAARHLVILAAMFYALLYGISDSAVLVGIVLIVLSAAVFLAAWFAPDAVERFAQLGGPQPVHPLIGFLLGIGLLQAQFADDFWPMLCLSLIAFAGIVAALVLRGRQSRLMRWVAYLAFTLELAVLYFSTIGTMVETGALFLFSGFALAIAAFAISRIERSIAARDADGRQA from the coding sequence ATGGCCGGACATGCCGCCAGGGTGGGGCGCGACATCGACCGCTGGGTTGAACGCGGCCTGATAGACGAAGCGACGGCCGGCGCGCTGCGGCGCGACGTGGAAAGATCGGACAGATCCGCGATCAGCCTTGGCAGGGTCCTGTCGGTCATGGCCGCTGTGCTTGTCGCGGCCGCAATCCTCATCATCGTGGCAGCCAATATCGAGCAGGTGCCGCGCATTGCACGCGTCGCCGGGTTGTTCGCGATCATCGCGGCCAGCTATATCGGCGGCGCTGTTTTCAAGCTGCGCGACAGGGCAGGATTCGCGGAAGCGCTCTATCTGGTGGGTCTCGCCGCCTTCGGCGCCTCAATCGCGCTGATCGGCCAAATGTATCATATGTCGGGCGACGAATCGGAGGCGATCTTCATCTGGTGCGCGGCGGGCATCATCGCGGCGCTGCTGCTGCGGTCCCCGATCCTGACCAATGCTTCGGTGCTGCTTTCTACGGCATGGCTGCTGACAGCTTTCGATCTCGACCATATCAACCAGGGGCCAAGCTTCGTCTTCCTGCTGATGCTCGCGGCGATCTGGATCGTTTCCTATTGGACGAAAAGCAGCGCGGCCCGTCACCTCGTGATCCTTGCCGCCATGTTCTACGCATTGCTCTATGGCATAAGCGATAGTGCCGTGCTGGTCGGCATTGTGCTGATCGTCCTGTCTGCCGCGGTGTTCCTCGCCGCTTGGTTCGCGCCGGATGCCGTCGAGCGCTTTGCGCAGCTTGGCGGGCCGCAGCCTGTGCACCCGCTGATAGGTTTCCTGCTTGGCATCGGCCTGCTTCAGGCGCAGTTCGCCGATGATTTCTGGCCGATGCTTTGCCTCTCGCTCATCGCTTTCGCCGGGATCGTTGCGGCGTTGGTGTTGCGCGGGCGTCAGAGCCGCCTGATGCGGTGGGTCGCCTATCTTGCGTTCACGCTGGAGCTTGCGGTGCTCTATTTCTCGACCATTGGAACCATGGTCGAGACGGGCGCGCTTTTCCTCTTTTCGGGATTTGCGCTTGCTATCGCCGCATTTGCGATTTCGCGGATCGAGCGCAGCATCGCGGCCAGGGATGCGGACGGGAGGCAGGCATGA